The Halalkalibaculum roseum genome window below encodes:
- a CDS encoding TetR/AcrR family transcriptional regulator gives MSDQRGNILEAALDEFAGNGLAGARLKNIADDVGVTKAMIHYYFGSKENLFKEVFAEAYHTVIGDLMNCLEKDESIFVKIEEFIEQAVDRFHIYPSLVDFLVNAMNKNPESTVPLMRDLMDYDSSVFENQLQEAASQYEIAAVNCDQVVLNMLSLCMFPYGARVFMSELLHKESEQAYRELLEQRKGIITDTIINWLAS, from the coding sequence ATGTCTGATCAAAGGGGAAATATACTGGAAGCAGCATTGGACGAGTTTGCCGGCAATGGCCTTGCAGGGGCCCGTCTGAAGAATATTGCCGATGATGTAGGGGTTACCAAAGCTATGATACACTACTATTTCGGTTCCAAAGAGAATCTTTTCAAGGAGGTCTTTGCCGAAGCCTACCATACGGTAATCGGTGACCTCATGAACTGTCTTGAAAAGGATGAATCGATTTTTGTTAAAATTGAGGAGTTTATTGAGCAGGCGGTTGATCGTTTTCATATCTATCCCTCGCTGGTAGATTTTCTTGTAAATGCCATGAACAAAAATCCGGAGTCGACGGTACCATTGATGAGGGATTTAATGGATTATGATAGTTCAGTTTTTGAAAACCAGCTTCAGGAAGCGGCTTCACAATATGAAATTGCGGCGGTTAACTGTGACCAGGTAGTGCTTAATATGCTATCTCTTTGTATGTTTCCTTATGGTGCAAGGGTTTTTATGAGTGAACTGCTGCATAAGGAGAGTGAGCAGGCTTACCGTGAATTGCTTGAGCAGCGAAAAGGAATTATTACCGATACGATTATCAACTGGCTGGCCTCGTGA
- a CDS encoding adenylate/guanylate cyclase domain-containing protein, translating to MVTENIRLLAAIMFADMVGYTELMQQDEEQAKKNRDHQRAVLEDCILLHRGNVIQYYGDGSLSIFGSAIEAVKCAIAIQKRLQKEPKVPLRIGLHLGDIVYDDEGAYGDAVNLAARIESLASPGSVMMSDRVNDELLSHPGIETVSLGKHYLKHIKRAVEVFAVKQKGLSVPTLSSIKAQTGSSSRSIAVLPFVNMSGNVENEYFSDGITEEIINALARVEGLNVTSRTSAFAFKQKNKDIRDIGTELNVSHVLEGSVRRSANQVRITAQLINTSDGFHIWSEVFDRDLEDIFQVQDEISKKITAKLKENVKEIAAPEKLVQQSTDNVRAYNHYLKGKYYWHKWTSEAVLKSIKQFEEAIELCPDYSEAYAGLAMSYSYLGAIGQMPSHIAYEKAEKAALKSLEYDDRISASHTALALVKVLLHWDFKGAAKHFEKALALGPESPNVKQAYALFLKVQGKNKQAIRILKEALVQDPFSLTINSDLARAYLNAGKNKKALEQFNKTLDLDANFRTAIEGKGWAYVALGEYEKAEEIFEDYRKSVGHKLKGITQLGYIYGKLGKEKKAEKILELLKQREKEDTEISLAMDFAVVHLGMGNKEKVFEYLQQAFDEHLGGILFIKTNPIWEDIRDDERFDKLVDAIGLNENQLVII from the coding sequence ATGGTAACTGAAAACATACGTCTTCTGGCTGCAATCATGTTTGCGGATATGGTTGGGTACACCGAATTGATGCAGCAGGACGAAGAGCAGGCAAAAAAGAACCGCGATCACCAGCGCGCCGTATTGGAAGATTGCATTCTGCTGCATCGCGGAAATGTAATACAGTATTATGGGGATGGTAGCCTGAGTATTTTCGGTAGCGCCATCGAAGCAGTAAAATGTGCCATAGCCATTCAGAAACGTCTTCAGAAGGAGCCAAAGGTACCGCTCCGAATAGGTTTGCATCTGGGCGATATCGTTTATGATGATGAAGGAGCATATGGTGATGCCGTGAACCTGGCAGCGCGCATCGAATCACTCGCCTCTCCGGGAAGCGTAATGATGAGCGACCGGGTGAATGATGAGCTTTTGAGCCATCCGGGAATAGAAACGGTCAGTTTAGGCAAGCACTATCTTAAGCACATTAAACGTGCCGTGGAAGTCTTTGCCGTTAAGCAGAAGGGACTTTCGGTACCCACGCTCTCCAGCATCAAGGCACAGACGGGTAGTTCATCGCGTAGTATTGCCGTGCTGCCTTTTGTGAATATGAGCGGCAATGTAGAGAATGAATATTTTAGTGACGGGATCACCGAAGAGATCATTAATGCCCTGGCTCGTGTAGAGGGACTGAATGTGACCTCTAGAACATCGGCCTTTGCTTTTAAACAGAAGAATAAAGATATCCGTGATATTGGGACAGAACTCAATGTAAGTCATGTACTGGAAGGAAGCGTGCGGCGCTCGGCAAACCAGGTACGTATTACTGCCCAGTTGATTAACACAAGTGACGGTTTTCATATTTGGTCGGAAGTATTCGACAGGGATTTGGAGGATATTTTTCAGGTACAGGATGAAATTTCCAAAAAGATCACAGCCAAGCTAAAGGAAAATGTTAAAGAAATTGCCGCACCCGAGAAGCTGGTTCAGCAGAGCACCGATAATGTTCGCGCCTATAACCACTACCTGAAGGGTAAGTACTACTGGCATAAATGGACTTCGGAAGCGGTACTGAAAAGCATTAAACAGTTCGAGGAGGCTATAGAGTTATGTCCCGATTACTCCGAAGCCTATGCCGGACTGGCGATGTCGTATTCCTATCTGGGAGCAATAGGACAGATGCCATCCCATATAGCTTATGAAAAAGCGGAGAAAGCTGCACTGAAATCCCTTGAATATGATGACCGCATTTCCGCTTCACATACGGCCCTGGCACTGGTGAAAGTATTGCTTCACTGGGATTTCAAAGGTGCCGCAAAGCATTTTGAGAAAGCCCTGGCCTTGGGCCCTGAGTCTCCGAATGTAAAGCAGGCCTATGCCCTCTTTTTAAAGGTACAGGGTAAGAACAAACAGGCTATCCGTATTCTTAAAGAAGCACTGGTTCAGGACCCTTTTTCCCTGACCATCAATTCAGACCTGGCAAGAGCCTATCTCAATGCCGGCAAAAACAAGAAAGCTCTGGAGCAGTTTAATAAAACGCTCGACCTTGACGCCAATTTCCGTACGGCCATTGAAGGAAAGGGATGGGCTTACGTGGCACTGGGCGAGTATGAAAAGGCGGAAGAGATCTTTGAGGATTATCGAAAATCAGTAGGTCATAAGCTGAAAGGAATTACGCAACTGGGATATATTTACGGGAAACTTGGCAAGGAAAAAAAGGCCGAAAAGATATTGGAACTGTTGAAACAGCGGGAGAAAGAAGATACAGAGATATCTCTGGCTATGGATTTCGCAGTAGTTCACCTCGGGATGGGGAATAAAGAGAAAGTATTCGAATACCTGCAGCAGGCATTTGATGAGCACCTCGGCGGCATTTTGTTTATCAAGACAAATCCTATTTGGGAGGATATCCGGGACGATGAACGCTTTGACAAGCTCGTGGATGCCATCGGATTAAACGAAAACCAGCTGGTGATAATTTAA
- a CDS encoding Pycsar system effector family protein — protein sequence MEEEKQSSAKAGNGGSGGKAENSNGASGENDYRTEKDKKLGSRKRGISDMFRTSYRTHVELSAIADNKSNIMISINGIIISIIIASISPKLDANIWLLWPTAALLVSCLGSLVYAIRAARPRVSKEPVTLDDVRANRANILFFGNYHNMERAEFVEGIEELMVDEQRLYDSMARDLYGLGSVLARKYELLRVSYNIFMFGIIVGVFLFLGVFFTIPSMGI from the coding sequence ATGGAAGAAGAAAAACAGTCGTCCGCAAAAGCGGGAAATGGTGGTTCCGGTGGTAAAGCCGAAAACAGCAACGGTGCCTCCGGGGAAAACGATTACAGAACGGAAAAAGATAAAAAGCTGGGCTCCCGGAAGCGCGGCATATCGGATATGTTTCGTACCTCGTATCGTACGCATGTTGAGCTGAGTGCGATAGCTGACAACAAGTCAAACATCATGATCAGCATCAACGGGATCATCATATCCATTATCATTGCCTCCATTTCGCCCAAGCTGGATGCCAATATTTGGCTGCTCTGGCCAACTGCCGCCTTGCTGGTGTCCTGTCTGGGTTCGCTGGTATATGCTATTCGTGCCGCCCGTCCACGGGTGAGCAAGGAGCCCGTTACGCTGGATGATGTTCGTGCCAATCGCGCCAATATTCTCTTTTTCGGTAACTATCACAATATGGAAAGAGCCGAGTTTGTAGAGGGCATTGAAGAATTGATGGTGGATGAACAGAGGTTGTATGATTCCATGGCTCGCGACCTTTATGGCTTGGGCAGTGTGCTTGCCCGCAAATACGAGTTGCTACGGGTGTCATACAATATATTTATGTTCGGCATCATTGTGGGGGTATTTCTATTTCTGGGTGTGTTTTTCACCATCCCGTCGATGGGTATTTAA
- a CDS encoding metallophosphoesterase, protein MKKLTLLILGLPLIWIGCSTPNYYISEEQLQEERPERPASDDLVYKIFLIGDTGAPARHSMEPSFALLNEMLNKAGSQSAVIFLGDNIYPSGLPDSTHPGRRLAENILNRQLSILDGFEGRMIFIPGNHDWLSGGAEGLNRQKEYIEKYLNREDVFLPEGGFPGPVEVELMDKDDHPDLREDIRLIILDTQWWLQKDNKPFGETGEYMLNDAGDFLRELQNTLLERRNDHVMVLGHHPLFSNASHGGYFPLKTHLLPPVFGSLYVGYRKFFGYPQDIAHPRYGLLKEELLGLFNGHQDLIYASGHDHGLQYFKKERKNERQHYLVSGGGTDADFVAKGREADFAAQSTGFATVSYYADGSSWLEFWQPVHDNNEGKMLFQTRMGIPYADPFANREEPATKEEMPDLKDSTLTMAANPEYDKMGWFGRLIAGEHNRGIWNIPVEAPVFDVGSVKGGLKPTEVGGTGQTTNLRLESEDGHDYVLRSIDKEAGRIWEDELKDTFAHDIAQDQFSIIHPYAPFILPDLSDAVGVFHTNPELYYVPDDSRLGEYADLMAGEFALFEERPDGDMSEVESMGYSEEVLGSRQMLLKVDADIDHHVDQQAFARARLFDLLIADWDRHADQWRWGAFEPEDEKGKIYKPIPRDRDMAFMRMNGILPTIGKLNLFYQYQGFSRRYGNLKGLTLNSLGLTRRFTNQMTKDDWLALADSMQDSLTDEIIEEAVRRWPPAVYESNGIYTIEVLKTRRDQLKEVAADYFELISTAVDVVGSEKHEWFYADRISPSETRVRVEKRTREGVYRELVYDRVFNNEETEEIRLYGLSGLDHFEVSGNYDNGIKLRIIGGPGSDTFIDSTRVNRRSRARIYDTDIGNDWLVRGSVIDRRSSDPRVHEYRYATNYHYSRTDPLLFFGSNTDDGLFMGGGFTYKQYAFRKGPEAHKHMFKGNYAPASRAFNLKYNGEFKQVFGDWNFTLDVSVLSPNNIRNYFGLGNDTENTEDNEEYYRARFSEYRVAPGLMRTLRTGITLVIRPTFEVTNYKEQEGRFITQPQAGIDENTFEDQWFGGLEVELNLKSIDDALNPKQGFAWQNRADINFGLENTSATFSKLQSDLSFYYSPVLSPQVTIATRIGGAHNIGDFPFFHSNTLGTRHNLRGYINTRFAGRSSLYNNLELRTKLFDMYNYIFGGEAGALGFLDTGRVWTDGEDSDTWHRGYGGGLWFSVYKKAIINVTVGFSEEGYYYTAGAGFYF, encoded by the coding sequence ATGAAAAAACTAACCCTCCTCATACTGGGACTGCCCCTGATCTGGATTGGCTGTTCTACTCCTAACTATTATATCAGTGAAGAGCAGCTGCAGGAGGAGAGGCCAGAGAGGCCGGCTTCCGATGACTTGGTCTACAAGATATTTCTGATTGGCGATACCGGCGCACCGGCAAGACATTCCATGGAGCCTTCTTTTGCGCTTTTAAATGAAATGCTGAATAAAGCGGGCTCGCAGAGCGCTGTAATATTTTTAGGGGATAATATATATCCCTCGGGCCTGCCCGATTCAACCCACCCCGGCAGAAGATTGGCAGAAAACATATTAAATAGGCAGCTGTCCATACTTGATGGTTTTGAGGGTCGCATGATTTTTATTCCCGGGAATCATGACTGGTTAAGCGGCGGTGCGGAGGGGTTAAACCGGCAAAAAGAGTACATCGAAAAGTACCTCAATCGTGAAGATGTCTTTCTGCCCGAGGGTGGTTTCCCGGGTCCTGTTGAAGTCGAGCTCATGGATAAAGACGACCATCCGGATCTTAGAGAAGATATCCGGTTGATTATTCTGGATACTCAATGGTGGCTGCAAAAAGATAACAAGCCATTCGGTGAAACCGGAGAGTATATGTTAAACGATGCCGGTGATTTTTTACGGGAACTGCAGAATACCCTGCTTGAGAGAAGAAATGACCATGTTATGGTACTGGGACATCATCCCTTATTTTCCAATGCCAGTCATGGAGGTTATTTCCCGCTTAAAACTCATTTGCTGCCACCCGTATTCGGTAGTCTTTATGTGGGATACCGAAAATTTTTCGGCTACCCCCAGGATATTGCGCACCCCCGCTATGGCCTGCTAAAAGAGGAGCTTCTGGGATTATTTAACGGCCATCAGGACCTGATATATGCTTCGGGGCATGATCACGGACTACAGTATTTTAAAAAAGAGCGAAAAAACGAGAGGCAGCATTACCTTGTCAGTGGGGGAGGTACCGATGCTGATTTTGTTGCAAAGGGCCGGGAAGCAGATTTTGCGGCGCAAAGTACAGGATTTGCCACAGTATCTTACTATGCTGACGGATCGAGCTGGCTGGAGTTTTGGCAACCGGTACATGATAATAACGAAGGCAAGATGCTGTTCCAAACCAGAATGGGTATTCCCTATGCCGACCCATTTGCAAATAGGGAAGAACCTGCTACTAAAGAAGAGATGCCTGATCTCAAGGACAGCACTTTGACAATGGCAGCAAATCCTGAGTATGATAAAATGGGGTGGTTCGGACGCCTGATAGCCGGTGAGCATAATCGCGGTATCTGGAATATTCCGGTGGAAGCGCCGGTATTTGATGTAGGATCAGTTAAAGGCGGTTTAAAACCGACTGAGGTGGGAGGTACCGGTCAGACCACGAATCTGAGGCTGGAATCTGAAGATGGCCATGATTACGTATTGCGATCAATAGATAAAGAAGCCGGCCGTATATGGGAGGATGAGCTAAAGGACACCTTTGCTCATGATATAGCTCAAGATCAGTTTTCCATAATTCATCCATACGCTCCATTCATCTTGCCTGACCTGTCCGATGCCGTGGGTGTATTTCATACCAATCCTGAGTTATACTATGTGCCGGATGATTCACGCCTGGGTGAATATGCCGACTTGATGGCGGGAGAGTTTGCACTTTTTGAAGAACGCCCGGATGGGGATATGAGTGAGGTTGAAAGCATGGGCTATTCGGAGGAGGTGCTGGGCAGCCGGCAAATGCTGCTGAAGGTAGATGCCGATATTGATCATCACGTGGATCAGCAGGCCTTTGCAAGGGCAAGGCTCTTTGATTTACTGATAGCTGATTGGGATCGTCACGCCGATCAATGGAGGTGGGGCGCATTTGAGCCGGAGGATGAAAAAGGAAAAATTTATAAACCTATTCCCCGCGACCGTGACATGGCTTTTATGCGCATGAACGGGATTTTGCCCACCATCGGAAAGTTAAATCTCTTTTACCAGTACCAGGGGTTTAGTCGCCGTTACGGTAACCTAAAGGGATTGACACTGAATTCATTGGGTCTTACAAGACGTTTTACCAACCAAATGACTAAGGATGATTGGCTGGCTTTAGCAGACAGCATGCAGGATAGTCTAACAGATGAAATTATCGAAGAGGCCGTTCGCAGGTGGCCTCCTGCGGTTTATGAGTCCAATGGTATTTATACCATAGAGGTATTGAAGACCAGAAGGGATCAGCTCAAAGAGGTGGCGGCCGATTATTTCGAGTTGATTTCAACCGCTGTTGATGTGGTTGGAAGCGAAAAGCACGAGTGGTTTTATGCCGATAGAATAAGTCCGTCAGAAACAAGGGTCAGGGTGGAAAAGAGAACCCGGGAAGGGGTGTATCGGGAGTTGGTTTATGATCGCGTATTCAATAATGAGGAGACCGAGGAAATAAGGCTTTACGGACTGAGCGGATTGGATCATTTTGAGGTCAGCGGCAATTACGACAACGGTATAAAACTCCGCATCATCGGTGGCCCCGGAAGCGATACCTTTATTGATTCCACCAGGGTCAATAGACGAAGCAGAGCCCGGATTTATGACACGGATATAGGCAATGATTGGCTAGTGAGGGGAAGTGTTATAGACAGGCGTTCCTCGGATCCCAGAGTTCATGAATACCGTTATGCTACCAATTATCACTACAGTCGAACCGACCCCCTCCTGTTTTTCGGAAGCAATACAGATGACGGACTCTTTATGGGAGGCGGATTTACCTATAAGCAGTATGCATTCCGTAAAGGACCTGAGGCACACAAACACATGTTCAAAGGCAACTATGCCCCGGCCAGTCGCGCCTTTAATCTAAAGTACAATGGCGAGTTTAAGCAGGTATTCGGTGACTGGAACTTCACCCTGGATGTTTCGGTATTGTCTCCGAACAATATCAGGAATTATTTCGGACTCGGAAACGACACAGAGAATACCGAAGATAATGAGGAATATTATCGTGCCCGTTTTTCGGAGTATCGGGTGGCACCAGGCTTGATGAGAACACTCCGGACGGGTATTACTCTTGTTATCCGTCCGACATTTGAGGTGACCAATTACAAGGAACAAGAGGGTCGTTTTATTACACAGCCCCAAGCAGGCATTGATGAGAACACGTTTGAGGATCAGTGGTTTGGGGGATTGGAAGTGGAACTGAACCTAAAAAGCATCGATGATGCATTAAATCCCAAGCAAGGTTTTGCCTGGCAGAATCGGGCAGATATTAATTTCGGGCTCGAAAACACATCGGCAACATTCAGCAAGCTGCAGTCAGATCTTAGTTTTTATTATTCGCCGGTTCTTTCGCCGCAGGTAACCATAGCTACCCGCATTGGAGGGGCTCATAACATCGGTGATTTCCCGTTTTTCCACTCGAATACTTTGGGTACCCGTCACAACCTGAGGGGCTACATCAATACCCGTTTTGCCGGTCGCAGCAGCTTGTATAACAACCTGGAGCTCCGCACCAAACTCTTCGACATGTACAACTATATATTCGGAGGCGAGGCAGGAGCTTTAGGCTTTCTGGATACCGGCAGGGTGTGGACTGATGGGGAGGATTCTGATACCTGGCACCGGGGGTACGGAGGAGGATTGTGGTTCAGTGTTTATAAAAAAGCTATAATTAATGTAACTGTAGGGTTCTCTGAAGAGGGCTATTACTACACAGCGGGAGCCGGTTTCTATTTTTAA
- a CDS encoding pyridoxal phosphate-dependent decarboxylase family protein: MKNQIKELEKEARKLEPDFKDRISMTAKVMHYGQNFLEDLPNKKSFIETDDKASEIRNHPFSEHSTELKDLLNLIEDQVDSAGLNPASGRHMGYIPGGGVYPSALADFLAAVSNRYAGVFFSSPGAVRIENMCIRWMCDLIGYPESSGGNLSSGGSIANLTGLVTARDHSGISSKDFENAVIYTTRQVHHCVIKAIKFGGLADATMRTIEMDDRYRMKPQVLDERIEEDKREGLIPLIIFASAGTTDLGAVDPLEDIAGIAEKHSIWLHVDAAYGGFFLLTKRGKQKMKGIEKADSVTIDPHKGLFLPYGSGALLVRDVQKLYDSQHMTANYLQDTLSATDELSPADLSPELSKHFRGLRMWLPLKLFGVKPFRAALNEKLALTNYFYQEVQKIEGIEVGPEPELSVMFFRYVPSHRDADTNKFNKKLVDALHKDGRVFLSSTSIEDTVYLRLAVLSFRTHLEDIELVLEILEKKINELKAGYSK, encoded by the coding sequence ATGAAAAATCAGATAAAAGAGCTGGAAAAGGAAGCAAGAAAGCTGGAGCCCGATTTTAAAGATCGAATTAGTATGACGGCAAAGGTGATGCACTATGGTCAGAACTTTCTGGAAGACCTTCCCAACAAGAAGTCATTTATAGAAACTGACGATAAAGCATCGGAAATACGCAACCATCCTTTTTCAGAGCATTCTACTGAACTTAAGGACCTCCTAAATCTGATTGAGGACCAGGTAGATAGTGCCGGTTTGAATCCGGCTTCAGGCAGGCATATGGGTTATATTCCCGGTGGCGGGGTTTACCCTTCGGCCCTGGCAGATTTTCTGGCCGCAGTAAGTAACCGCTATGCCGGGGTGTTTTTTTCGTCACCCGGCGCCGTTCGTATAGAAAATATGTGTATTCGCTGGATGTGTGATCTGATAGGTTACCCGGAAAGCTCGGGGGGTAACTTGTCATCCGGCGGCTCTATTGCAAACCTCACCGGACTCGTTACCGCCAGGGATCATTCAGGCATCTCATCGAAAGACTTTGAGAATGCGGTCATATATACCACCCGGCAGGTACATCATTGTGTCATTAAAGCCATAAAGTTTGGAGGGCTTGCTGATGCCACCATGCGTACCATTGAAATGGATGACCGGTACCGTATGAAACCGCAAGTGCTTGATGAGAGGATTGAAGAGGATAAGAGAGAGGGGTTGATACCTCTTATCATATTTGCATCCGCCGGCACTACCGATCTCGGTGCCGTCGATCCCCTCGAGGATATTGCAGGCATCGCTGAAAAACACAGCATCTGGCTACATGTCGATGCCGCTTATGGGGGTTTCTTTCTTCTTACCAAGCGGGGAAAACAAAAGATGAAAGGTATTGAGAAAGCCGACTCGGTAACCATTGACCCCCACAAAGGGTTATTCCTTCCCTACGGATCGGGTGCACTTCTGGTCAGGGATGTTCAAAAGCTGTACGACTCTCAGCATATGACGGCCAACTATCTGCAGGATACCCTATCGGCAACCGATGAACTCTCCCCGGCTGACTTGTCTCCCGAGCTTTCCAAACACTTCCGTGGACTCCGAATGTGGCTGCCGCTGAAACTCTTCGGAGTTAAACCTTTTCGTGCAGCACTCAACGAAAAACTTGCTTTGACGAATTACTTTTATCAGGAGGTTCAAAAAATTGAAGGGATTGAAGTTGGACCTGAACCGGAGCTATCGGTGATGTTTTTCCGTTACGTCCCCTCACACAGAGATGCCGATACCAATAAATTCAATAAAAAGCTGGTCGATGCCTTGCACAAAGACGGCAGGGTTTTTCTATCCTCAACCAGTATCGAAGATACTGTTTACCTGCGACTAGCCGTACTGAGTTTTCGTACCCATCTTGAAGATATCGAGCTGGTGCTTGAGATTTTGGAAAAGAAGATCAACGAATTAAAGGCCGGTTACTCAAAATGA
- a CDS encoding NfeD family protein: MKYLLFLLTLFIGQTGSQTPPDTTRTEDSSNTVAVIRVDGSISPTTTNYINRGIKEARAMGAEALIVELDTPGGLLESTKNIVQSFLDSEDLPIMVYVSPEGGSATSAGTFITMAAHIAAMAPATTIGAASPVQMGGGQQDSVMTKKIFSYSESFIESIANRRDRNADWARSAVRDGESITAEEALELNVINLIADSREDLLRQTDGQIINGDTLNTNNARIEEIPTNLAETLLAFIMRPEVMLILTMIAIYGIIGEVTNPGAIVPGVAGVIALILLLYASAAMPINIAGFALIGLAIVLFVAEAFTPAFGLLIAGGAVSFFLGALMLFQDLPESMELSWGWLVPATVLTTLFFVWIVTEGVRIQFSKGVTGKESMIGKQAEVVDAIHNGTGRVFFNGEYWTAVSDEEIPEGKYCEIKEVSGLKVKVKSST; encoded by the coding sequence ATGAAATACCTGTTATTCTTACTCACTTTATTCATTGGACAGACCGGGAGTCAGACCCCGCCTGACACAACCCGCACTGAAGATTCCTCAAACACGGTGGCTGTGATTCGGGTTGACGGATCCATATCTCCCACAACAACCAATTATATCAACCGTGGCATCAAGGAAGCCCGAGCAATGGGAGCTGAGGCATTGATTGTGGAGCTCGATACCCCGGGTGGCCTGCTTGAGTCGACTAAGAACATTGTACAATCTTTCCTGGATTCGGAAGACTTGCCCATCATGGTCTATGTAAGTCCTGAAGGAGGCTCTGCAACCAGTGCGGGTACCTTTATTACAATGGCAGCACATATAGCAGCCATGGCCCCCGCAACCACCATCGGTGCAGCCTCGCCGGTGCAAATGGGAGGCGGGCAGCAGGACTCCGTGATGACGAAGAAAATCTTTAGCTATTCCGAAAGCTTTATAGAAAGTATTGCCAACCGAAGAGATCGCAATGCAGACTGGGCCCGATCAGCTGTACGAGACGGCGAATCCATAACGGCAGAAGAGGCCCTGGAGTTGAACGTAATCAATTTAATTGCTGATAGCCGTGAAGATTTGTTGCGCCAGACAGACGGACAGATAATAAATGGGGACACCCTAAACACCAATAATGCGCGCATTGAAGAAATACCGACAAATCTTGCTGAAACGCTGCTGGCATTTATCATGCGTCCGGAGGTCATGCTCATTCTAACCATGATTGCCATTTATGGCATCATCGGTGAAGTAACCAATCCGGGTGCCATTGTTCCCGGAGTGGCCGGTGTGATAGCCCTCATATTGCTGTTGTATGCATCCGCTGCTATGCCCATCAATATCGCAGGATTTGCTCTTATCGGTCTGGCTATCGTACTATTTGTCGCTGAAGCTTTTACACCTGCTTTCGGTCTTCTCATTGCCGGCGGTGCCGTATCATTTTTCCTCGGGGCACTCATGCTATTTCAGGACCTGCCGGAATCAATGGAGCTATCCTGGGGTTGGTTAGTTCCGGCTACCGTGTTAACCACCCTGTTTTTTGTATGGATCGTTACTGAGGGCGTGCGCATTCAATTCAGCAAAGGGGTAACCGGTAAAGAATCTATGATCGGAAAACAGGCAGAAGTTGTTGACGCCATACATAACGGCACAGGACGTGTATTTTTCAACGGCGAGTACTGGACAGCTGTCAGCGATGAAGAAATTCCTGAAGGAAAATATTGTGAAATTAAAGAGGTCAGCGGCTTGAAAGTAAAAGTTAAGTCTTCGACCTGA